The following coding sequences are from one Streptomyces sp. V3I7 window:
- a CDS encoding transposase family protein, translated as MIVDHGPVVRSASRDEIISDRRITGLSAYAVAELVAEIGPLWHERHKAKLASRPQKRVSGAGAKRRLVFVDQLLATLVHLRHGVTRDVLACCGVVAAAVAADGEGIRYEVGRFSDQLWSRPAG; from the coding sequence GTGATCGTCGATCACGGTCCTGTGGTGAGGAGTGCGAGTCGTGACGAGATCATCAGCGACCGGAGGATCACTGGCCTGTCGGCCTATGCGGTCGCTGAACTTGTCGCTGAGATAGGCCCGTTGTGGCACGAACGGCACAAGGCCAAGCTCGCCTCGCGGCCACAGAAGCGGGTCTCGGGCGCCGGCGCGAAGCGCCGGCTGGTGTTCGTCGACCAGCTCCTGGCCACGCTCGTGCATCTCCGCCATGGGGTCACGCGCGACGTGCTGGCATGCTGCGGCGTCGTAGCCGCAGCTGTCGCGGCCGACGGTGAAGGCATCCGGTACGAGGTCGGCCGATTCTCCGACCAGCTCTGGTCTCGTCCGGCGGGGTAG